The following nucleotide sequence is from Mangifera indica cultivar Alphonso chromosome 1, CATAS_Mindica_2.1, whole genome shotgun sequence.
CCTGTCCTTGATATTCTCCATTTCTGCATAAGTACGAAGAACTTTATCTTGCATATTCTCCATATCTTTGTGCTTGGCTTTCAAAAGTTCCTCTCTCTCCTTCAAAAGTTTGATCAAATCCTCCCTTGATAGATCACTCTCACTTTCTGAATCTGAATGGAAAAATGAAGTTTGTTTAGTAACTCTTCTACTTCTTTTGACAGATTGAGAATGGTGAATCGGGGTTCAGAATCAAAACCTGATTCCTTTGTTTGGTCATTAACTTCTGTTCTTCCTGTATCCTCTACAGTATCAGAAGCTTTAGCATCTCCAGACTTGACACTATTATTTTCTGTAGCACTCCCTTGTTCCTTTTCTTTAGGTTCAGGTGATGCAGTTGAGAATCCAAAGCAGTGAAACAGGGATGAATTGAGTGCCGAGTGATGAAAATGCGACACCTGACTTGCAACAAACTGGCAAAACCATACAGATGAGTGACATGCAAAATTTCAACTTAAAGATAATCCAATAAATCTATTAATGTGAATAATCAAACCTTAACAAAGCAATCTGAAATAGTAAGGAAAAAAGGGGCACTTTTAACCATTAAAAAGGAAAACTGAAATCCCAAGTCTGAAAATCTAATCAGATGTCTTGAAAGGGAAGTCGGTCAAATTAATGATCATATCAAATAGTTCATCACGTTGAATGTACTAAGACCCGTTACTAGCACAGAAACAACTAAAAAAGCCTTAAAATTCGTGCAATTTGGGGCACTTTTTAGGCCTTCAAATTCATACTGAaacacccaaagtttgaaacaGAACTCTCCTGTAAAAAAAGAGGAGCCCAAACCCTGCTAATGCCCTGATtaaaatcaacataaaaataataaagaaaatgaagccCCAATAAAACCCTGATCACATgataaaatttgagaatttaaAAATGCAAACGTATATATTATTCAAAGCTATTTCAATCATTCAATAGgaaatattcaattaaacatTCCAAACCAAAGCAACAACAATACCAAAGCAAAACAAAATCCAAGCAAAGTCATAGATTTCAAGgctttgtaaaatttaaaaatcttaacttCAATCTCCAgatcagaaaataaaatcaaactttcaaaaacagtaTGATTCATTAGCAAATAGTCATAAATTCATACTGAAAAGAACCAAATATATAGAGAATTCTGAAACCCTAATAAAACCCCAGTGGGAATTGAAGAAAATCAAAACTTTAGTTCATTACCGTTTTAGGAGTGTCATGAACAAAAGAGTTTAACTGATTGGAGATGATTGGTAACTGGTGCTCCTTCGTAGAAGAGACGAGAAGCAAGGACCGTCGGCCCACGCTCGAAGAGACGCGTGACAAAACCCTAGACGCCGACAtctcagaagaagaagaaaagaatggcTTGAAGGGGAAAATTGATGAATATTGTTTTGGGTTTTAGAGAGAAAGATGGGAACTTTGTAGGGTTCAGGGAGCCAGaataagagaaaaaggaaatgcCAGGGCTGcagaaaacagaaaattttggGGTTTTGGAGGTATTTCTAAATAGACAAAATTAGCCTTAGAGAGGTTGGTGTTGAGGCCTCCATTCAGGAGGAATTGGTACACTGTGAAGGGTATTATGGTCAAAGAGGTTGTTGCAGGTAGGTTTTGGTTGGAAGAATCTAGTGTTCTCATGGTTTGGGTTTTAGAAAAAGACTTGGTTGGCAAGTATTGTTTTAACCGATTGATCGAACTAGTTTGATCCGAACAACCAATTTAATTTAGGATGATATTTAAATGAATGTTAATTATTGAAGTATATTAATTTGAAGTTGGATACAATAAATCATGTGAAATTATGGTATAACTATTGAGTTAATTCgattaaatcattattataaaaaaaagttaatgaaggtagattttatttaataaaatctaaagtCCTTTTGGTAGAGATGTTAAATAGATTCGGTCAGCTTCCAACCCAACACAGACATGACTTTTTTGACCTAGCCCTTTAACTCAACATGAAAAACCCTAAATCGTGAGGTAAAACATAAAAGACGACCTAATATAGTCGaatataataatgattaattttttcatgGGTCAACTCCCAAAAGGCCCATAGGCTAACCCATTAAGGCTTGTGGGCAAACTTGTTTAAGAGTTTATGAGAACATACCTCAGACTTTGAGATTTTGTCCAACTGGCCCAACATGAAAGCTTGTCACAATGGGCTTTAACACAAATTGATTTAGCTTACTGCCACCTCTATCCTTTGATTTGAGTTTTAGAAGATAACTTGGCTCGCAAGCATTATTGTTAAACATGTTTTAATTACAGCCCTAGAATCCAACCAATTTGTGGAATGATATCtaaaagtatattaattatTGGATTATATTGAcctttaatttaattgagtgaCTCATGTCAAGTTATGTTTTAACCATTAGATCAATCCGATCAAACTATTACACTGATGTAAGTACCATGGTTTGTCATCAAAATGTATCATATACCACaagattataattatattaactgaATATTATTCTAATGTTTATTTACATCCAAGTTCGGTCAAATTGATCTAAAtccaaattgatttattttagttaGACAAGTCTATCCCCCTTGGCAAACATAAGTTCGAAAATATACAAAATGACATCTTCTAATATGAACATGCTTGAATTTCTGAAAACACACAGAATAAAAGAAACTACTTCGAACAAACAATGGTGCTGTGTTGATGAATGTTCCAACACAAATTCAATGCAAAATGTTCATCACACTCAGAAGGTTCATGGTTCAAGTTCTGCCATGAAAGCTCTACAAGCCaatcaataaactaataaaaatcaCCTGGGAATTACAACCATAGAAGTGGCCATATCATCTGCTAAGATTAGAAATCATATCAATATTGACCATCAATTTTATAGTTCTTTCTAACTGCTCAATTAATCAGTGCAAATATGACCTAACGATCAATATGCATCCGGTAATATTAGTGATTTAGTGAACTTGTAAATCtctgatattattttttttgtcctaattaaaatataaaaaaataataaatatataaattatatgagttaataattcaaaaattaaggggttcaaagaatttttcaaacttagacaGGATTGAATGGCTTGGTGAATATGTATTCAAGCTTTATCTTCAAAAAATCGAGTCAAGGTTAAACCAAACATTAGTCAGATTGGTTTGATTACACCTTGGCTTGAAGGCAATCTGCATCAAAACCTTAAAGTGCACACGCCCACCTTGCATGTGTGTAGAATTGGGAGATATAGTCATAAGACGCACAACCACAAAGTGAATGAATTAGTGTGTCACATTTTAGTCATGAAATATACGTTATATTCCACGTTAACTTTCGGCGTGTGAAATCAGTGCTAAAGAAAAGTAAAAGAGTGCACCCCTTTGCCTGCTGTTACAACTTCCTGACTTCTCCCTCAAGCTCAAGCCAGAGCAAACTTTTGACCCTGGAAAGTTTTAGCTGCCAAGCTCAAATCCCTCCCAACCAAcggagaaaaaatatatgaaatatataaaaaatgtcaatATCTATATTTACATTAAGCGTTAACTTATTATCTTCTTACACGATATAAATATAACACGAACATAACAAGATATCGTTTATTATTGGTAATGATATCTTAATACCGTGGGAAATTAATAAGGTATTCATGCAGTTGGATTATAGTCTAACAAGCAATTGAATAGGCAGAAAATGCAAACAGAAGGGGAAATACTTCTATTTCAAGTAATAACACAAAGTTTGGGTTAGTAGCTAATGAATCATCACTTTAATGCATCTGCAATTACTAAAATTCAATGCACTAGTTAAAGCAAGTAAGAAAGTCTCAACAAACTCCATCAACCTAAATTTTgcatatgctttttttttttcagtccTGAAAAGAAGAGCATTCAAACCAACTTTGCCAACCACCTGCATGATTGTTATATACAAGCTGGTGAGTAAGAGAAAGTAATAAAAATGGCTAATGTGGTTACCTTTTGGTTTGTCTTTGCTCATCTCCTCCTGCAAATACTTGAAGTAAATGCAAAAGTTCCAGCAATCATAGTGTTTGGAGACTCTTCTGTTGATTCAGGGAATAACAATGGGATTTCTACTGTTTTAAAGAGTAATTTTGCACCTTATGGCGGTGATTTTATTGGAAAGCAACCCACTGGTCGGTTTTCCAATGGTCGGATCCCACCAGACTTCATTTCTCGAGCTTTTAAGATCAAGCCAATAATACCTGCATACCTGGATCCATCATATAACATATCAGATTTTGCTACTGGAGTTTGCTTTGCTTCCGCTGGAACTGGTTATGACAATGCCACTTCTGACGTGCTCGTAAGTTCAGCAATGCCTTAAAGACTCTGTCACTCTTTCAGTCAAAAATCAGCCAGTTAGTTGTAAATTTGTTCTACATCAGATTTCTGAAAATTACAATCACATCCCAATTCATCCTCCTTTGCAttcagagaaaaaaaatatgaatttccGTAATGCATTTTActgaaaagttaaaatttgttgGGCTACATTACTCTAACTGTTTTTCCCTATGCCTTTTGGACTTGCAGTCTGTAATACCTCTATGGCAGGAAATGGAGTACTATAAAGAATACCAGGTGAATCTAAGAGGTTATTTAGGCAAAGAGAAAGCTACTGAGATTCTAGGGGAAGCCTTGTACCTTATCAGCATAGGAACAAATGATTTCatggaaaattattatatctttcCAAGCAGATCAAAAGAGTACTCTGTTGAGGAGTACCGGGATTTTCTTTTGAGAATTGCTAGAGTTTTCATCACAGAACTTTACCAGCTGGGAGGTCGTAAAATAGCCATCAGTGGGCTTCCTCCAATGGGGTGTTTACCTCTGGAAAGAACCATGAATATCTTCTCTGAGAGAGAGTGCGTACAGAAGTACAACAATGTGGCTCTGGATTTCAATGCAAAGTTGCAGGAAATGATTAAGAAGTTGAACAAGGAGCTTGCTGGCATCCGCCTCGTGCCTGCGAACCCTTATGATATTCTTTTAGACACCATTCAGAATCCACAGAAATATGGTAAGTTTCTTCTACAATACATAAAGCGTATGTACCTCAAAGTTCTCTAATAATTCTCTAATCACAGGATTTGAAGATGCAGCAAAAGCATGCTGTGGTACTGGAATGTTTGAGATAAGTTACTTGTGTAACAAAAAGAATCCATTTACATGTCCAGATGCAAGTAAATATGTATTTTGGGATGCCTTTCATCCAACAGAGAAAACGAATTGGATTATAGCTGATCATTTGGTCAATACTAGCCTAGCTGAGTTCTTATGAACACTACAAGTACAACGTAGCATGTAAATTATTACAGCAGTGGCGTTAAAATCCATGGTATCATTCAGACTGTCATTTATCTCTGCTATTATAAAGTAATTCTCTACAAAAGAAGGGAAATTGCTTGCTtcaaataaccaaaaaaaattcttgaaacaTGTTATCTCATAAGATAAATTATAGGTGGATCACATTTAATGAAATATCAGAGAGGTTCCAAAAGATAACTTCCAGAACCACCAGTTCAGCAAGGTATCTCTCAAACAAGTAAATAAAAACTCATTAATTTATCCCCGTGATAGGCAGACAATACAGGCATCTTCTTTGTGAAAAGCATCAATCAAGGACAAATGATTCAAAGAACTTTATAATATCAACTAAAATTATCACTGAGAAACCAAACATTATAATGCTCATCAAAACAGGCTCAACAAGAAAAAATCATCCAAAAAGTAGCAATCTCATCTGCGTATATGCTCATATGAAATAATTACAACATGATTCCACAGGAAATTTTGGAGATGCAGCACAAAGAAGAGACTAATTTGGAGGAACATAGACGCCGAATCTCAAATTTCCATCCTATTTTGGCTCTTTGGGAAAATGCAGTTTGATCAGGGCAGGAAGTTCAGCTAGTCCAACCTGCGTTTTGCCCATCAAAATGCTCTTCAACTTCTTATCACAATTAACAATGTTCTTGTTATTCGGATCCTGATCAATAACAAAAAGcatcataaaaattagtttactGCTGTTCAACTGACAATTTTGAATCATACTCTATATACTTGAACATTAGCCATTGACAGGAGTTAATCTAAGGGTAGCTCCACCACTACTTTCATCCAATAAAACAAATCAAGTATCAACCATTATGTAATACACGAGTGCTGTAGACTCAATATTAAATTCTGAGATTgcaaaaagatttaaaaaaattaatgaatcacTGGAAATTCTTAGGAGCAGACCTATGAATGAATAAGAGCGTGTAATTTTTGTTTCTGAGAAAATCAATTTCAGAAACTGCTATCAACTCATGAGAGCAAAAGATGACATTCtgaattttaaaagaaacaaatgaatAGTTACTTCACTTGataattactaaaaatttttagaaaagcatagatttttaataataattaaaaaaaaaaaaaaaagaaaactaaaaagaaagatTATGAACCTGAAGATTGTTGGTCTTGATGTAAGACCATACGCGCATGAAACAGCCCAAACGAGAAATCTGAGACTGACCCACAACACTCTCTAAGTGTGGAAGGAAGATTTACAAGGTCAATCAAGTTGGCAAGCTTCTTTGGATTATCAGTGATCGTCTTCTTCACTCCCTGTGGCAACATTATCACAATCTCCCTTTCTCCAAATCAAAACCTATTAAAAAGCACATTAGCAAATTCTCTACTGTTAAACTATTCTTCCTTCAATTAAATTGCAGAGGGTTTTCTATGTTACTTGCCCCTGCAACGGTGCCCTATTACATGTGACTATATTTAgttatgtaaataattttttattttaagtctAGCCCCATAAACAGCAATTTTTCGTattgaaatttgacaaaaattttatacattagAGTACCGGGCAACTGAATTGATTGTAAGGGAAATTTTATCGAACACTGGGATGCCAGTGCAAATTATGCTGAAGTTTTTACAACattgattttttaatgaaaagaataagaatgaaaaaaaattttaaataagggTCTAACAGATTCAACTGCAAAGACGAAATTAAGCTGGAGAGATGAACTGAATTTATACCTGGAAAGAGATGGGGCGGAAGTTAAGCCGAAGAAGAGAGATTCAAGAAGTCTGTCTGGTCAGAAACAAAAAGCACTTCTTGTATAAACGGAGATGGATGTATTGAGGCCCAATGGACCCAAAAGATAAGCCCAATGAGCCCAAAAGAGAAACCCAATTGGGATAGCCTTGCAGTCATACAAATATAAGGTGGCCCAATGCTTCTAAGGGTGATTTCAATCTCGGCCGAGCCTACACATTACCTAATTtgatatcaatttaaatttaatatattcagTATGAGATTGACGAATtgagatttaaatttgattaaaaaataacttaattttttaattcgatTCAAGTTGATTcaaacacaattttttaataaaaatgagtcCAATTTTTAACTTGAACTTCACTCGTTTCAttccaaatttgaattcaaattgagatAAACTCtcataattatacatataatcaaccaattataaatatgtgtaaGTC
It contains:
- the LOC123219977 gene encoding grpE protein homolog 1, mitochondrial-like, whose amino-acid sequence is MSASRVLSRVSSSVGRRSLLLVSSTKEHQLPIISNQLNSFVHDTPKTFVASQVSHFHHSALNSSLFHCFGFSTASPEPKEKEQGSATENNSVKSGDAKASDTVEDTGRTEVNDQTKESDSESESDLSREDLIKLLKEREELLKAKHKDMENMQDKVLRTYAEMENIKDRTRREAENSKKFAIQNFAKSLLDVSDNLGRASSVVKESFSKIDSSNDATGSAQLLKSLLEGVEMTEKQLGEVFKKFGLEKFDPTNEPFDPHRHNAVFQVPDNTKAPGTVAHVLKSGYTLYERVIRPAEVGVTQAVEDNVAENNEA
- the LOC123211553 gene encoding GDSL esterase/lipase At4g26790; amino-acid sequence: MANVVTFWFVFAHLLLQILEVNAKVPAIIVFGDSSVDSGNNNGISTVLKSNFAPYGGDFIGKQPTGRFSNGRIPPDFISRAFKIKPIIPAYLDPSYNISDFATGVCFASAGTGYDNATSDVLSVIPLWQEMEYYKEYQVNLRGYLGKEKATEILGEALYLISIGTNDFMENYYIFPSRSKEYSVEEYRDFLLRIARVFITELYQLGGRKIAISGLPPMGCLPLERTMNIFSERECVQKYNNVALDFNAKLQEMIKKLNKELAGIRLVPANPYDILLDTIQNPQKYGFEDAAKACCGTGMFEISYLCNKKNPFTCPDASKYVFWDAFHPTEKTNWIIADHLVNTSLAEFL
- the LOC123211557 gene encoding LOW QUALITY PROTEIN: upstream activation factor subunit UAF30 (The sequence of the model RefSeq protein was modified relative to this genomic sequence to represent the inferred CDS: deleted 1 base in 1 codon), which translates into the protein MLPQGVKKTITDNPKKLANLIDLVNLPSTLREVVGQSQISRLGCFMRVWSYIKTNNLQDPNNKNIVNCDKKLKSILMGKTQVGLAELPALIKLHFPKEPK